Part of the Roseomonas sp. OT10 genome, GCCTCGCGCAGGGCAGGAAGATCTCGGACGATTCGCATGGGTGCGCTTTTCCGGGCGCACCGCCCCGTGCACAAGCGGGGGATGCCATCGCGACATGGAACCTTTCCCCACGACCTGGCGTAGGTTCCACAGCCATGGCGGAAGATCCCTATTCGATTCTCGGCGTCGCCCGGACCGCCTCCGCGGAGGAGATCCGCAAGGCCTACCGGGCGATCGCCAAGAAGAACCACCCCGACCTCAACCCGGGCAACAAGGAGGCCGAGGAGCGGTTCAAGGCGGCCAGCGTCGCCAACGATCTGCTTTCGGACCCCGAGAAGCGCGCCCGCTACGACCGCGGCGAGATCGATGCCTCCGGGCAGGAACGGCCCGAGCGCGCCTATTACCGCGACTTCGCCGAGGGGCCGCAGGGCGCGCGCTACCGCCGCCCCGGCGGCGGGCCGGGAGGCCATCCGGGCGGCTTCCAGCAGGAGGGCTTCACCGGCGCGGGCGGCGCCGGATTCGGCGGGAGCTTCGACCCGGAGGATCTGGGCGACATCTTCAGCGACCTGTTCCGCGGCGAGGGCGGCGGAGGCGGCGGGTCCAACCGCCCGCGGCGGGGCGCCGACCGGCGCTACCAGATGGAGGTCGCCTTCCTCGACGCGGTCAACGGCGCCACCAGCCGCCTCACCCTGCCCAGCGGGGAGACGCTGGACGTCCGCATCCCGCCGGGGCTGGAGGACGGGCAGGTCCTGCGCCTGCGCGGCAAGGGCCAGGCCGGGCGGAACGGCGGCCCGGACGGCGATGCGCTGATCGAGGTCACCGTCCGTGCCCACCCCCTCTATCGCCGGGAGGGGCGCGACCTGGAGATGGAGGTGCCGGTCACCGTCGCCGAGGCCGTGCTGGGGACCAGGGCCACCCTGCCGACCCCGCGCGGGGAGGTCGCCATGACCATCCCGCCCGGCTCCGATGCCGGGACCCGGCTGCGGCTGCGCGGGCGCGGGGTGGCGGAGGGCGGCGGCCAACCGGCCGGCGACCTCTTCGTTGTGCTGAAGCTGGTGCTGGGGCCGGTGGACGACAGCCTGCGCGAGTTCCTTCGCGGCTGGGCGGCCGAGCATCCATCCGACCCCCGCCAGAGCCTGCGGGACCAGGCATGAGCCATGACGCAAGCGGCCGGATGGGAGCGCGGGGAAAGGGGGAGCCGGGCATGATCACGCGGGAGATGCTGCTCCGCCGCGTCGAGCGGCTGGAGGCCGAGGCGCTGGAGCGCTGGATCGCCGAGGACTGGGTGCGGCCCGTCCGTCAGGCGGGGGTGCCGGTCTTCGCGGAGGCCGATGTCGCGCGGCTGCGCCTGATCCTGGACCTGCGTGACGAGATGGAGGTCGGGGAGGAGGCGCTGCCGGTCGTGCTCTCCCTGATCGACCAGTTGCACGAGACGCGGCGGCAGATGCGCCGGCTCTGCGAGGCGTTGCTGCAGGCGGGCCCGGAGGACCGGGCCCGGGACGTGCTCGACCGGCTGCGCGGCTGACGGGGCGGGCCGTCCCCTGCCCCGCCCGCCCGGTCAGGCCGTGACGCGGGCCTCGCGCACCGCCTCGGCCAGCTCGCGCACCTGATCCAGCACGCGGCGGACGGTGTCGGGCCGGGCGCGGCCCTTCTCGTCCAGCGACTTCGCCAGGGTGTCGAGCAGGGCGCTGGCCACCACCGCCGCATCGGCCACGCGCACCGCCTGGGCGGCCTGCTCCGGCGTGCGGACGCCGAAGCCGATGGCGACGGGCAGGTCGGTCACGGCGAGCACGCGGGGGATCATGGCGGCGAGGTCCTCGGCGGCGGCGGAGCGGGTGCCGGTGATGCCGGTGATGGCCACGTGGTAGACGAAGCCGCGTGCGCCGTTCAGCGCCAGCGGCAGGCGCGTCGCATGGGTGGTGGGCGCGACGAGGGGGATCAGGTCCAGCCCGGCGGCCTCCGCCTGCGGGGCCAGCATGTCCGCCTCCTCCGGCGGCATGTCCACGACGATGAGGCCGTCCACGCCGCTCGCCGCCGCCTCCTCGCAGAAGCGGTCCTCGCCATAGG contains:
- a CDS encoding DnaJ C-terminal domain-containing protein, which codes for MAEDPYSILGVARTASAEEIRKAYRAIAKKNHPDLNPGNKEAEERFKAASVANDLLSDPEKRARYDRGEIDASGQERPERAYYRDFAEGPQGARYRRPGGGPGGHPGGFQQEGFTGAGGAGFGGSFDPEDLGDIFSDLFRGEGGGGGGSNRPRRGADRRYQMEVAFLDAVNGATSRLTLPSGETLDVRIPPGLEDGQVLRLRGKGQAGRNGGPDGDALIEVTVRAHPLYRREGRDLEMEVPVTVAEAVLGTRATLPTPRGEVAMTIPPGSDAGTRLRLRGRGVAEGGGQPAGDLFVVLKLVLGPVDDSLREFLRGWAAEHPSDPRQSLRDQA
- a CDS encoding chaperone modulator CbpM produces the protein MITREMLLRRVERLEAEALERWIAEDWVRPVRQAGVPVFAEADVARLRLILDLRDEMEVGEEALPVVLSLIDQLHETRRQMRRLCEALLQAGPEDRARDVLDRLRG
- the trpA gene encoding tryptophan synthase subunit alpha, with amino-acid sequence MSRIATRFAALRAEGRGALIPFVEAYDPDPATSMALLRGMPGAGADLIEIGVPFTDPAADGPIVQLAGQRALKAGGSLTGALAMVRDFRRDDDETPIILMGYLNPILAYGEDRFCEEAAASGVDGLIVVDMPPEEADMLAPQAEAAGLDLIPLVAPTTHATRLPLALNGARGFVYHVAITGITGTRSAAAEDLAAMIPRVLAVTDLPVAIGFGVRTPEQAAQAVRVADAAVVASALLDTLAKSLDEKGRARPDTVRRVLDQVRELAEAVREARVTA